In Beggiatoa leptomitoformis, the genomic window CTGAAACATGACGCAAGGGCCTATTTACTAGAACTTGCTAAATCAGGCTGGGGAGCCGTTTCAGATTATTTACTTACTATCAGGAAATTAAAATATGTTTAACCCACAAACAGGCGAGATTGTTGCTGATGGACAATATGTATTAGGTGAACTTAGAAAGGTCATCGCTAAACAAGACTTTACGGATAGAGAAACAAAAGAAACTAGACCGGGCGGGTTTGAAATCGAGATGTTATGCGAAGTTCCTAATTCAAGAGACTTGTTAGTGATAGCCAAGTGTCCGAATCCTGAAGACTACACGCCGTTACTTAAAAGACGAATCTTAGTCTCTATAAAAGCCTCCGCGTTTCAATTTGGCGACCGTGATGCACAAGTCTCTTATACCGTTCAAGAAAGCGTGAAACCGATTGCTTTAGATACCTTAGTGGGTGCATCTATCCGTGCGCACCAACTCGCCACGCCGTCTGTTCCTAAAGAACCTGAACAAGTAACACCTCCGCCTATTCCTGAAAAAACCCCAGATACCACGGCTGCATCCAAAAAAGGCTTTTTAGGTTCAGCACTTGGGGTTTAACGCGGTATCAAAACTGATGGCGGTTTTACATGACTTTTTCAGCAATTTGTTTAGCTGTATCGCTCCTTGTTCTAAGCCTGCCTAGTTCGGCTGCACAATGCGATACCTTACTGCTAGAACTGCCACAAGTAGATAATGCAGAGCTGTGGTTTACCTTCTTTCTCTTCTGGTTTATGACCGTGTCTATCGGGTTCGTGGCGTGGCAAGCTGGCATTATTTTGCGATTTATTGCACCGGGTTGGTTTAGATGAATTGCACACTGGCAAGTTCTGATGACATCAATTTGGTGATGGGGTTGTTGTCAACCGCTTTGTTTCTATCGTGGTTTATGGCATTACAAGCAGGGGTTTTATTACGGCTTATCATGCCTAAGAAACGGAGAAGATAATGAAAACCTGCCTATTTATGGTGCTTCTTTGCTTGTCTAACAGCCTTTATGCGGTGGAGTGCACAACGGCATCGCGTGGGGTTATCTGTCAGGTGGTTAAAAATACCGATATGACCCCGTATCTGTTAGGGGTGGGCATTTTGATTTTAACCCTGATTCCCGTTGCCATTGTCCTCAATTATGCCTATGGGTTAATTACCTTTTTTTATCCCACGTTTTTTATGGATAGACGCGAAAAACGGATTTATCAAAGTCGGCTTGACCGTGCATGGGCGCAAGTCGAGTCCAATGGGACAAAACGCGATTATTACCGCTTGTTACGCGAGAGAAAACAAGCAAGGTTTAAATAAGATTTCATATGAAAAGGTTTTCAGTCCTTAAAACTGAATTGACATTTAACTTTATTGAGGTATTTATGAAAAAGTCTGCTTTTAAATGGTCTGCACTTTTTATTGCGTTATTTCCCTTACTTCTTCAGTCCGCTTTTGCTGCGGTCACTTGTACGGGAACAGCAGGATTAACCCCTTGCGAATGGGCACAAGAAGCTAACTTTGACGAGTTCTTGCTGGCAATAGGGGCGTTATTATTAGTTATTGTCCCTGTGACGGTGGTACTCATGGGTGGCGGTAAAGTTTTACAAGTCTTGGGCTGGCGGAAAACAAGCCTTTAATCAGTAAACATCAGGGGGGTTATGCCTCCCTGTTTAGGGTGTAAACATGGACATACCCACAATTTGGCATTTATTTTTTGCATGGTTTGGGGTGTTGTCGGGTTATATCACGCTTAAAGGTTTAGGGTTGATATAAATGTACCGCTACACCCTACTTGCCCTCGTTTTGTTTTCTGTTGATGCGCGGTGTGGTTTACCAATGCCCGCACCTGCGCCGTCCCCTTTACCCTATATTTATGTTGAATCAGGTTCTACGATGCTTGAAAGTATGGTAGCGGGTGGGGAAATTCAAACGATAACGACACGAACAGCGGGTTCAGTCATAGAAAAGGTGGTTGTCGAGTCTTTGTCTGCCGCTAATGAGGCAGTTTATAGTGCAACGCTTAGACAAGGAACGGTTGTTTCTCTTACTAACATAACGGCTCAAACAAGCGCATTAGAGTTTTCAGGAGCGACAACTGCACGGGTTGCTACACTCAGCGGTAGTTCTCTGGCAAGCGTTGCGGGTTTAGGTCTTTCGGCTTATGCATTAGGGCTAACGGTAGGCTTATTGTATGAAACAAATGGCAATGTTTATGAGGTAGCGGATTCACTCCGTTTATATTTTGTTGGCACACCGCCTATAGATGTACCTAATGCAACGGTTTCTCCGTCTAATTTGTATGCGCCCTTATTAAATCCTGTGATTGTAAGTAACAGCACGGGAGTAGATATTTCCGGTATCTATGTTGATTTTAGTAATTTAAATTCTCCTGATGAAGCTTATACCAATGAATTAGTAAGCCAACTTTACGCTGTTTTTTTTGATGGTGCGGGGGGGGATATTAAGCCTTTTTTAGCTACGCCGTTTGTGCCTAATGCTGCGGGTATTTGTCCTGTAGGTATGTTTTCTTATTCAGGTATTTATGCTAAAAACGGCGCTATTTGCTTATCGGCTTATTTGAAAGATTATCTTCAACCTGTGTTCCGTTATGATACAAATCAGGGAGAATATGGTTATCCAGATTATGATTATAGCTATGGTTATTCTTCTTATAACGCCCATTATCAAAATTATAACTCAACGACAAAACAATATTATTGGACTAATGACCCTACCTATACGGATATTATCGGTTATGACTTCCCAACGTGGTTTATTAGTGGCTCTTACCATTATTATTCGGGTCAGGCTACATCACAAGGTCAAGGGCTATATTATTATGAAACAACTAAAACCCGAGACAAGGGCATTCAACTTCATGCTGATGGGCTTTATTATTTACACCCGAGTTGTTTTTGGAGTCCTACTAAAGACTTAGCAGGGTTGCGTATTACTAGCGAGTGTCAAGCCGCCTTTAGCGGTAAAATTAGCGAATATTCCCTATTATCTCAGCATGTTGGTGTACCACAAATTACTTATCTTACTTCTTCTACTGGCAATGTTAAGCGGGATTTTCGGATTGATACAGTTAAAGACCAAGAAGAGATTACGGGGTTTGTTCTGTCACAAGATGTTAAATTTCCGCTTTTACAACCGACTCCTGAAGGGGATACTCATTTAGTTGTACGTGACCAAGTAGAGTATGCGCTTAATCCTTTGCAACCAACGGCTTTAAACCCTTATCCTTACCCCTATTTCCGTCCTAATCCTTTACCTGACATTATCCCTTTTCCCCTCCCGCGTTATATTTCCCCTCATCGGATAAGACGGCTTACGACTTTACCCAAAGATATTTGTGGTACTGCAACACAACCTTGTAGCGTAACAGGTGAGCTCGCTCCCCTCCCTGATAGTTATGGTTATGAGTTTCACTATGACCCTACGTTTCCCTTTGCAGTGCCTAAAGTGCCTATTGTATCGACTTGTGCTTCAATTCCCTTAGATTTTTCTAGTCTGCATCTTATTGACAACGTGTCTTTTCCCGTTATTCATTTTTCCCTACATTGTGACTTACTAAATCCTTATCAAAGTGTTGCCCGTCCTGTTTTTAAACTCATTTGGTTATTACTATGTGTCGTTATTGTGTTATCTGCTTAATGTTATTTACGACTGCGCTCTATGCTGCTGATGAGCCTACGTCTGTTTTAGACTGTGGAATTGAGGGTAAACCCTCTTGTACCGTCACGGGTGAAAAAGTAACGATTCCTGAAGACTCTGAATTACAAAGTGACTACCAAGGGCGATTAGATGACTATAAAGACGGCTTTCATCCTGATGAAAATAATAGTAATTACTTTTTAGGGTTCAAAATTCCTAAAACAGCCTCTGTTCATTCTTGTCCGCCGTTACTCTTTGACTTTTCAAACGTATCCTATGCGGGCGTGTCGTTTCCTGCGGTGCAATTTACCTTGTGGTGTGATTCTTTGGAAGCTACGGAATCATTGGGTAGGGCTATATTTTCTTTAGTGTGGCTTTTAAGCGCGTTTATTATTATCTTGGGGGCTTAATATGGGTGCGGTTATTGTTACATTAGGACAGGTCTTTTTAAGCGGTATTCAAGCGTTCTTTTTATGGGTTGTGCAGTGGTTTTTTATGAAACTGCTGTTTTTAACCGCGGTGTTTGTCATTGTCGATTTTTTCTGGCCAATCTTAATCGGATTATTTCCTTCCTATTTAACGGATGCCTCTGAAATTCAACAACTGTTCGGGGTGTTCCCGTCTTGGATTATGTACCTTGCTTATTGGACGGCTTTCTCAGATTTCGGTTTTGAGTTGGTTATCTCTGCCATGATAGTTCGTTTTACTATCCGTCGCTTGCCTTTGATTGGGTAGATTATGTCGATTACTGCTATCTGTGGCTTGCCTAGACATGGCAAAAGTTATCAAGTCTGCTCCCAATTTATCCCACAAGCGATTTTAAAAGGACGCAATGTTATTACCAATATTCATGTTTTTGAGGATGAAATACATGCTTATTTGTTGAGTAAACATAAAAACCTTACGCTTGAAAACTTAGGACGGGTGCGAATTTTCCAAGATGATGAATTAGATAAACCTAACTTTTTCCCAACAGAAGACAATTTAGGTAAAGATTGCACTATTGGTGCAGGCGATTTAGTTGTGATTGATGAGGCGTGGAAATACTTCGACACAGGGGCAAAAGTTTCACGCAATGCCTTAGCCTTCCTGCGTTATCACGGCCATTTTAAGAATCCTTTAACAGGGGTGACTTGTGACGTGGTTTTAGTAACGCAAGATGTTACTTCATTACCACGGGGGGTAAAAAACCTTATTGAGCTAACGTTGGTAACAATTAAGCTCGTCGAGGCAGGATTACGCAACGCCTACATCTTGCAACATTTTCAAGGGGGCGTTACTAAAGGGCGTACCGCTACCAGAATTACAGAAACACGAGAAGTTTATAACAGTGATTTCTTTAAGTTTTATAAATCACATGATGGTGATGTTGCCATTCAAGCCAATGAGCAAGTTGTCGATAAACGTCAAGTTATTTGGAACAGTAAATTTTTTAGAATGGTTATTCCTCTCGTCATCTGTATGTTTTGTCTAGGCTTATACATATTTTACCGCATTATATCGGGAATAGAACAAAAAGCGCATGATAAAGATGAACCTTTTCAAACCCCTGTCATGTCTAATCCTTCTGTTAAAAACAACACCGCCAAAAACAACACGTCTAAAAACAAAAAACTTGAGCCTGCCTCTTCGGCGTATTCCGTGATGGGTTATTACGTCGTTAAAGAAACCCTTTATGTTTGGATTTATAACGGTCGCCCGCGCTTGTTGATTAATCCTAAAGACTTCCGTATTCAAAATATGCGGCTTGAGGGGGTCTATAAAGAGGAAATTATCGACAGTTTTACAGGGGCTGAATATGGAAAAGACGATAAGTCATTGGATTTAAAAATCCCTAAGCTGAATCAGTGAGCGCGTTATGTACCGTTTTTTAATGATTTACCTGTTGTCCTTTTCGGTATTTGCCGTTGAAACGGGAAAAGCACCTGCGGGCTTGTCTATCAGTTTTGAGCGCATTGATATTCCTACGCTCTTGGACATGGTTTATACCGACATCCTGCAACAAAGCTATTTAGTCCATAGTGATGTTTTAGCGAGAAAGGATTTAATCACGGTTCGCCTACGTGCGGGGTTTCCTATTGCACAGCTCGACGGGTTCATGCGTAACCTATTATTAAGCTATGGAATTACAGTAGAGAAAAAAAAAGAGTACCTGTATTTTAAACCGCTTCAACCGACTAGCCAAACAATACCCTTAGAAACCTTTTTTTATGTTCCGCGTTATCGTTCTGCCGATTATCTGCTAAATCTCTTAAAACCTGTTTTACAAAACTATCTGACCGTTCCACAAGACACGATTGCAGATTCAACGGGTTCTCATGCGGAGGGTATTGCAGCAGGTTCACAAGTGGGCGTTAATCCACTGGCAAAAACGGCTTATTCAACAGAAAATAATGATTCTTTAATTTTGATTGTGCCACAAGACAAAGTGAGTGAATTAAAAGTGCTTATTGAACAGCTAGACGTGCCTGCTA contains:
- a CDS encoding zonular occludens toxin family protein; its protein translation is MSITAICGLPRHGKSYQVCSQFIPQAILKGRNVITNIHVFEDEIHAYLLSKHKNLTLENLGRVRIFQDDELDKPNFFPTEDNLGKDCTIGAGDLVVIDEAWKYFDTGAKVSRNALAFLRYHGHFKNPLTGVTCDVVLVTQDVTSLPRGVKNLIELTLVTIKLVEAGLRNAYILQHFQGGVTKGRTATRITETREVYNSDFFKFYKSHDGDVAIQANEQVVDKRQVIWNSKFFRMVIPLVICMFCLGLYIFYRIISGIEQKAHDKDEPFQTPVMSNPSVKNNTAKNNTSKNKKLEPASSAYSVMGYYVVKETLYVWIYNGRPRLLINPKDFRIQNMRLEGVYKEEIIDSFTGAEYGKDDKSLDLKIPKLNQ